The nucleotide sequence TGAGCCACACGGGGCCGCGTGGGTTGCTGTCGTCGCGCTCTGCACCAGGAAAGCGCCCCTGCTTTAACCAGAGCATCACGGTTGAATAAGGCACGGCCAATTCATCTGCGACTTGCTGGCTTGTAAGTGTCTCTTTTTTTTCCATGACTGAATCCTATAGCACTCTCTGAATTTTCCGACAAACTCATCATAAACCCAAATCAGAAAGGAATCAACAAAAAGTTAGAGCGTGATGCAGATTTTACTTGATAAATCTTAGAGTATGCTCTAAGATTACATCATCAAAGGTTGATTGACAACTAAGCGCGAAGCGAAAGGGATACGGCGAGAGCCGCACCGAGAGGCACAGCAAGGTAGCGACGAGCGCAAGGCAGGCCAGAGTAAGACACTCACCCGCTGACAACACGCACACGAAGGAATGAGGCAAGAAAAGGTAAAGGCCCAAGATGCGTCAACATCCTGAGCCTTGAATATCCAGCCTGCGCTAACAGGCTTGAAAGGATTATCCAATGTCAGAATACACCAAATTTGATTCGGAAATCTACTCCGAAGATTTGCAGCCGGTCACAGAGCAAGAGTTTGATGAAGTGATGGCGTTGATGGTCAATGACGATTTCGCGGGCTACGGCAAATGGTCAGACGAGCTTGAAAGCGAAAACTTCGTTGTCCGCGACGGCAAAGTTTCCCATAAGCCTGAGCCGCCGAGCAGGGGCCGCGTCGGAGGTATCGAGATATGACTTGCCACCTCTGCCGCGAAGAAATCCGCAGCCG is from Blastocatellia bacterium and encodes:
- a CDS encoding helix-turn-helix domain-containing protein encodes the protein MEKKETLTSQQVADELAVPYSTVMLWLKQGRFPGAERDDSNPRGPVWLIPRTALDKVKLPKRGRPAKAKGEGTSKRRRKG